A section of the Harmonia axyridis chromosome 2, icHarAxyr1.1, whole genome shotgun sequence genome encodes:
- the LOC123672602 gene encoding uncharacterized protein LOC123672602 — protein sequence MDISNRQLEELRRLFLYRWFFSSSSYNRKYLPRAEEVEIIPNHGPLYKLIPLGENSIEYKTVKYLMGMDDIRILSISKIENQFLKRSYELKKDQKRTTGWINFELNLFHGTKKRSVKDICRENFNWRMHGKRSRNRCYYGKGVYFTPDATISRKYPRGTEGERYMLLSKVLIGNSAVGNPSVVIPPTDIDTTVSRNLKEIVKYEDNEFCPSYRIVFMIGNHRKDDIEIDGMENKVDTQSIPFRTLTSISQQLAFNFTKVHSSSTNDFGFNYPAEIEEDYYSDYSETSSDESSDDSEREIEGQARTTDEIYYVPSESWLASSIGGIFQILKSIWYVLVPQLLMQSSEESESDSSDSD from the exons ATGGATATTTCTAATAGGCAACTTGAGGAGTTGAGGCGATTATTTTTATATAGGTGGTTTTTTTCAAG TTCCTCGTACAACAGAAAATATTTACCTAGAGCGGAAGAAGTTGAGATAATTCCCAACCATGGTCCTTTGTATAAATTAATACCTTTGGGAGAGAATAGCATTGAATATAAAACAGTCAAATATCTAATGGGGATGGATGATATCCGAATTTTAAGCATATCAAAGATTGAAAATCAGTTTCTGAAGAGAAGTTATGAGTTGAAAAAAGATCAGAAAAGAACAACTGGTTGGATAAATTTTGAGTTGAATTTATTTCATGGTACAAAAAAAAGATCAGTAAAGGATATTTGTAGAGAGAATTTCAACTGGCGTATGCATGGCAAAAGAAGTCGTAATCGTTGCTATTATGGAAAAGGCGTTTATTTCACACCAGATGCGACTATTTCTAGGAAATATCCCAGAGGAACAGAAGGTGAAAGGTACATGCTTTTGAGTAAGGTCTTAATCGGAAATAGTGCTGTAGGAAATCCTTCAGTAGTCATTCCACCAACTGATATAGATACAACAGTTTCACGTAATTTAaaagaaatcgttaaatatgAAGATAATGAATTTTGTCCGTCCTACAGAATTGTTTTTATGATAGGAAATCATCGTAAGGATGATATTGAAATCGATGGAATGGAAAATAAAGTTGATACGCAGTCGATACCTTTCAGAACGTTAACAAGTATATCACAGCAATTAGCATTTAATTTCACCAAGGTGCATAGTAGTTCTACTAATGATTTCGGCTTCAATTATCCAGCTGAGATTGAGGAAGATTACTATAGTGACTACAGCGAAACTAGTTCAGATGAAAGCAGTGACGACTCTGAAAGAGAAATAGAGGGGCAAGCAAGAACAActgatgaaatatattatgtTCCTTCAGAATCCTGGTTAGCTTCATCCATAGGAGGTATTTTTCAAATACTGAAATCAATTTGGTACGTATTAGTTCCACAACTGCTAATGCAATCATCTGAGGAGAGTGAGAGTGATAGTTCAGATAGTGATTAA